The Dermacentor albipictus isolate Rhodes 1998 colony chromosome 2, USDA_Dalb.pri_finalv2, whole genome shotgun sequence genome has a segment encoding these proteins:
- the TTLL15 gene encoding probable tubulin polyglutamylase ttll-15: MDRGDFEPHVSEKKRVASAPSAPQTLKSATVYSSTRIPYPVVLISLLVLLIAGLYEVHRLCANNNILLVSLNATTKTEDSKPIVWVYSKGSDQSHLRHVVESFQRYGYRIGGRADRWSVLWSHDYPFTELASDMRELKPGQVVNHFPGSGYITNKGSLSMDRSIRQLPLTFKLPAQKVEFLRNAEERPSTMWVQKNRDHRGIHVVDPGEVAAATDEKETFVQELIANPLLIDGKKFDIGVYVAMTSLEPLRVYVYRGDVLLRFCARAYNTLQFNASDLDSYVVGDDYTPIWDMPSLARYYVGSQLSMRASLDVYMRTQLDVDSGALWAEVERVVASVYMRKAEAMRRAATRWPRAGRFFELVRFDFVLDAALGVHLLEANMSPNLSSAHFAANGPFYEQLLFSLFSLVGLGASQSANAGGWRFLDRAASVLPADCPVQPEHRCEPPASLCAPACLSTAHKRAFRDALWEHLHRKQFARLVPRIDTNSAQEANMTEADRILAQWFAAKCAHDAEWCH, from the exons ATGGATCGGGGAGATTTCGAACCGCATGTGAGCGAAAAGAAGCGAGTAGCGTCAGCCCCTTCCGCACCTCAAACGTTGAAATCTGCCACAGTGTATTCAAGCACGCGGATACCTTACCCAGTCGTCTTAATCTCGTTACTGGTCCTTTTAATTGCTGGACTTTACGAAGTGCACCGATTATGCGCAAATAATAACATTCTGCTGGTATCTCTCAACGCAACAACGAAAACAGAGGATTCCAAGCCTATCGTCTGGGTTTATAGCAAAGGTTCAGATCAAAGCCACTTGCGACATGTCGTTGAATCATTTCAGCGATACGGATACCGGATCGGGGGACGCGCGGACCGGTGGTCTGTTCTTTGGTCGCACGATTATCCATTTACGGAATTAGCTAGTGACATGCGCGAATTGAAGCCCGGCCAGGTTGTCAATCACTTCCCGGGCTCGGGTTACATCACCAACAAAGGCAGCCTATCCATGGATAGGTCCATCCGACAGCTGCCTCTGACGTTCAAACTTCCGGCGCAGAAGGTAGAGTTTTTGCGGAACGCCGAGGAGCGACCTTCTACCATGTGGGTGCAGAAGAATCGAGACCATCGAGGGATACACGTGGTCGATCCTGGCGAAGTCGCGGCTGCCACCGATGAAAAAGAGACGTTCGTGCAAGAGCTGATCGCCAACCCGCTGCTGATCGACGGCAAGAAATTCGACATTGGCGTCTACGTTGCCATGACATCTTTGGAGCCTCTACGTGTGTACGTGTACAGAGGTGACGTGCTGCTGCGATTCTGCGCTCGCGCTTACAACACACTTCAGTTCAACGCCTCTGATCTGGACTCGTACGTGGTTGGCGACGACTACACGCCTATCTGGGACATGCCGTCGCTTGCCCGCTACTACGTTGGCTCACAGCTCAGCATGAGGGCCAGCCTGGACGTCTACATGCGCACGCAACT CGACGTCGACAGCGGCGCCCTGTGGGCCGAAGTGGAGCGGGTCGTGGCGTCCGTGTACATGCGCAAGGCCGAGGCGATGCGGCGAGCGGCAACGCGCTGGCCTCGCGCGGGCCGCTTCTTCGAGCTGGTGCGATTCGACTTCGTGCTGGACGCGGCCCTGGGCGTGCACCTGCTCGAGGCGAACATGTCGCCCAACCTGAGCTCGGCACACTTCGCGGCCAACGGGCCCTTCTACGAGCAGCTCCTCTTCAGCCTCTTCAGCCTGGTGGGACTCGGGGCGTCGCAGTCGGCCAACGCCGGCGGCTGGAGATTCCTGGACCGAGCCGCATCGGTGCTGCCGGCCGACTGCCCG GTGCAGCCGGAGCATCGGTGCGAGCCGCCCGCGTCGCTGTGTGCTCCCGCGTGCCTCTCGACGGCGCACAAGCGGGCGTTCAGGGACGCCCTGTGGGAGCACCTGCACAGGAAGCAGTTCGCCAGGCTCGTGCCGCGTATCGACACCAACAGCGCGCAGGAGGCCAACATGACCGAAGCGGACCGCATCTTGGCGCAGTGGTTCGCCGCAAAGTGCGCGCATGACGCTGAATGGTGCCACTGA